The Couchioplanes caeruleus sequence CTGATCCGCCCCGGCAGCCCCGTCGCGAACGACACCAGCGAGGCGATGCCGCGGCTCGCCAGCGACGTCGCCGAGCTCCACACGCCGGTGAAGAACCGCGAGATCGACCCGGCCAGCGATTGCAGCGCCGCCATGATCCGTCCCGGCAGGGTCGTCACCGAGTACACCAGCAACCCGATGCCGACACCGACCGCGCGCAGCCCCGAATCGAAGGCAAACTTCAGCGCCCCGACCAGCAGGCCCGGCAGGGCGGCGAGCGCGGCGAGCAGCCGGCCGGGCAGCGACGTCAGGAACTCGCCCAGCCCGGCGAAGAAGCGGGCCACGGCCTGCCACGCGGCGGAGAACGCCCCGCTGATCGCCGCGCCGACTTCCGCCCAGTCGATACCGGCGATCGCCGTCGACAGCCGGCCGATCCAGTCCGCGACACCGGTCAGCGGCGCCAGCAGATCGGCCAAGGCGGAGGCGATCCAGGAGATCAGCGGGGCGACGGCCTTGGACACCATCATCTGCACCAGCACCGCGGCGAGCTTGATCAGCGGGGCGAGGATCTGCGCGGCGAGGATCAGCAGCTCGGCCAAGACCTTCGTCAGCGGCGCGGCCGCCACGACGATCTCGGTGATGGCCGGGACCAGGTCCACGATGGCGGGGATCAGCGGCATCAGCGCTTCGACCAGCGCGGTGACCACCGGCGCGACCGCGTCGAGGGCCGGGGCGAGCGCGGTACCGAGCGCGGCGACGAGCTGACCGATCACCGGGCCGAGCTGCCGGAACAGGTCGGCGAGCAGCCGGGCGATCGGCGCGAGCGCGTCGGTCAGGGTACGGCCGAGCTGCAGTAGCACGGGGCCGAGGGCGGTGACCAGCGGAGCGATCAGCGGACCGAGCGCGGACAGGGCGGTGGCGAGCGGCCCGATCAGCATCGCGATCAGCTGACCGACGACCGGTAACAGCGGGGTCAGCGCGGACACGACCGACGCGATCACCTCACCGATCGGGCCGAGCGCCGGCGCGAGCGCCCGGATCCCTTCGGCGAGCGCGGCGATCAGCTTCGCGGCGACCGGGGCGAGCGCGGCGATCGCCGGGCCGAGCCCGTCGGCGATGGCCTGGACTGCCGGCAGCACGGCGGCGGCGACCTCGGCCAGGGCCGGCAGGATCGAGCGGGCGATGATCCCGAGCAGCGTCGTCAGGATCGGGCCCAGCCCGGCCGCCAGCGTCGAGATGGTGGAGAACAGGCTGGTCAGGGCTTGCTGGCCGGTCGCCGAGTTCAGGAACGCCTTCAGCTGCCCGGTGAGCTGGACGAGGGCTGACAGCAGCGACCCGCCGCCGCCCTCCGCGGCGGCGCGCAACGCGGCGCTAATGATCCCGCCGACGTTGACCGCGACCTGCCCGAGCTGAGTCAGCACCTGCACCGCACCTTGCAACGCCTGTGCGGCGGCGCCGCTGGCGGCCATCTGCGACATCCACGCCCCGAATTGCGCAGCGAGCGGTCCGGCGAGCTGCGCCAGGCGCGACAGGGTCGGCAACGCCACCACGGCCAGGTCGCGGAACCCGGCCAGCAGCGGACCGACCGCGACACCCGCGCCGGCGATCGCGGTGCGGGTCGTGTTCAGCACTGCGGTGAGGGCCGACACCGACGCGGACTGCCGTACGAACTCCAGCGCCCGCCGCGCGATCTGTCCGTACTCGGCGGCGATACCGGCCAGGCCGGTGCGTAGCGGCCCCGAGATCACCCCGGACGTGGCGGTGATCTGCCCGATCAGCGGTCCCGCGAACGCGTCCTGCGCACTGCTGCGTACTGCATCCATGGCGGGCTTCACCCCGCGCAGCTCCCGCGCCAGCTGTTGCGCCCGCGGAGACAGGTTCTCCAGGGACTTCTCGAATGCGGCCGCGTCGCCGGTGGCCGCGGCCGAGAACGCCTCCCCCAGCCCTGAGGTGGCGAGCTTCAACGCGCCGATCGCCGCCGATGCCACCGCGATACCGGCCGGGATCGCTACCGCCGCGCCGCCCAGCTGCGTGATCGCGCCGGCCACTCCGAGCAGATGCGACGACGCCACCGCCGCCACCCCGGTGATCGCACCCAACTTGAAGACCGACGTCAGGCTTCGCCTCAGATCAGGGGCGAACTTCGAGACGTCTCCGACGATCTCGATGTAAGCCTGCCCCAACGCCATCT is a genomic window containing:
- a CDS encoding phage tail protein, producing the protein MALGQAYIEIVGDVSKFAPDLRRSLTSVFKLGAITGVAAVASSHLLGVAGAITQLGGAAVAIPAGIAVASAAIGALKLATSGLGEAFSAAATGDAAAFEKSLENLSPRAQQLARELRGVKPAMDAVRSSAQDAFAGPLIGQITATSGVISGPLRTGLAGIAAEYGQIARRALEFVRQSASVSALTAVLNTTRTAIAGAGVAVGPLLAGFRDLAVVALPTLSRLAQLAGPLAAQFGAWMSQMAASGAAAQALQGAVQVLTQLGQVAVNVGGIISAALRAAAEGGGGSLLSALVQLTGQLKAFLNSATGQQALTSLFSTISTLAAGLGPILTTLLGIIARSILPALAEVAAAVLPAVQAIADGLGPAIAALAPVAAKLIAALAEGIRALAPALGPIGEVIASVVSALTPLLPVVGQLIAMLIGPLATALSALGPLIAPLVTALGPVLLQLGRTLTDALAPIARLLADLFRQLGPVIGQLVAALGTALAPALDAVAPVVTALVEALMPLIPAIVDLVPAITEIVVAAAPLTKVLAELLILAAQILAPLIKLAAVLVQMMVSKAVAPLISWIASALADLLAPLTGVADWIGRLSTAIAGIDWAEVGAAISGAFSAAWQAVARFFAGLGEFLTSLPGRLLAALAALPGLLVGALKFAFDSGLRAVGVGIGLLVYSVTTLPGRIMAALQSLAGSISRFFTGVWSSATSLASRGIASLVSFATGLPGRISAAWSRLPGVLGSLLNNAFNATRRAASSGISSVVSYVARVPGRLSGLAGRFVSAGTNLIGGFMRGLRRVGSLGDIAASITAAVRSGLNNVIGRINSGIADIDRYLPGSLPRIPYLADGAVVNRATLAVLGEAGREVVIPLTRPRRARELAEQSGLMDLLGAGEGGGGAVMFGRGAISITFEGAVPTRQEALQVGQAVGEGVSRTLARRDVATTVRTL